A window of the Streptomyces sp. NBC_00250 genome harbors these coding sequences:
- a CDS encoding RtcB family protein — MSYVEVPGAKVPIRMWADPATVEGGAMQQLQNVATLPWIKGLAVMPDVHYGKGATVGSVIAMQGAVCPAAVGVDIGCGMSAVKSSLTANDLPGDLSRLRSKIEQAIPVGRGLHRSEVEPGRLYQFSTSGWDDFWSRFDGVADAVKFRRERAALQMGTLGSGNHFVELCVDTSDSVWLMLHSGSRNIGKELAEFHIGEAQKLPHNQGLIDRDLAVFVADTPQMAAYRHDLFWAQEYAKYNRAIMMALFQEVVRREFRKARVTFDQVISCHHNYVAEEQYEGMDLLVTRKGAIRAGSGEFGIIPGSMGTGSYIVKGLGNAASFNSASHGAGRKMSRSAAKRRFSTQDLEEQTRGVECRKDSGVVDEIPGAYKSIEKVIDQQRDLVEVVAKLKQVICVKG, encoded by the coding sequence ATGTCGTACGTAGAGGTGCCTGGGGCGAAAGTACCCATCAGGATGTGGGCCGACCCCGCCACGGTGGAGGGCGGTGCCATGCAGCAGCTGCAGAACGTGGCGACGCTGCCGTGGATCAAGGGCCTCGCCGTGATGCCGGACGTGCACTACGGCAAGGGCGCGACGGTCGGCTCGGTGATCGCGATGCAGGGCGCGGTCTGTCCGGCGGCGGTGGGGGTGGACATCGGCTGCGGCATGTCGGCGGTCAAGTCCTCGCTGACGGCGAACGACCTGCCGGGCGATCTGTCGAGGCTCCGGTCGAAGATCGAGCAGGCGATCCCGGTGGGCCGGGGCCTGCACCGGTCGGAGGTGGAGCCGGGGCGGCTCTACCAGTTCTCGACGTCGGGCTGGGACGACTTCTGGTCGCGGTTCGACGGGGTGGCGGATGCGGTCAAGTTCCGTCGCGAACGCGCCGCTTTGCAAATGGGAACGCTTGGATCGGGCAACCATTTTGTGGAGCTCTGTGTCGATACATCCGATTCAGTATGGCTCATGCTGCACTCGGGCTCGCGGAACATCGGTAAGGAACTTGCAGAGTTTCACATTGGTGAAGCTCAAAAGCTGCCCCACAATCAGGGTCTCATCGACCGTGACCTGGCGGTGTTCGTCGCGGACACGCCGCAGATGGCGGCCTACCGGCACGACTTGTTCTGGGCGCAGGAGTACGCGAAGTACAACCGCGCGATCATGATGGCGCTGTTCCAGGAGGTCGTCCGCCGGGAGTTCCGCAAGGCCCGGGTGACCTTCGACCAGGTCATCTCCTGCCATCACAACTATGTGGCGGAGGAGCAGTACGAGGGGATGGACCTGCTGGTCACGCGGAAGGGTGCGATCCGGGCCGGCTCCGGGGAGTTCGGGATCATCCCGGGCTCGATGGGGACGGGTTCGTACATCGTGAAGGGTCTGGGCAACGCGGCGTCGTTCAACTCGGCCTCGCACGGTGCCGGCCGGAAGATGAGCCGGAGCGCGGCGAAGCGGCGCTTCTCGACGCAGGACCTGGAGGAGCAGACGCGGGGTGTGGAGTGCCGTAAGGACTCCGGCGTCGTGGACGAGATCCCGGGCGCGTACAAGTCGATCGAGAAGGTCATCGATCAGCAGCGGGACCTGGTGGAGGTCGTC